In Deinococcus psychrotolerans, the genomic window CAACTCTTCCTTGCTCAGGCCGCTGTGCTCTACAGCCAGGTCGGCGGCGGCCAGCGCAAGCTGCACGTAGCGGTCAAGCTTCTTGGCTTCGCGGGCCTCAATAAAGGGGCTGAGGTCGTCGTTGACCTGACCCGCGATCTGCGCCCGGCAGGCGCTGGCGTCAAAATGGGTGATCGGGCCGATGCCGCTCTTGCCTTCACGCTGCGCCTGTGCAAAGGTCTCAGCGCCCAAACCAATCGGGCTGACTGGCCCCAAGCCGGTAATCACCACTCGTTTGATCTCCATTTGTTTCTCCCTGTGCGCAATCAAGCTCAACCCAAAGGGGCGAGGTACGGCATGATCCGCAACTCGCCCCAGCCGTGCTTAAACCCGTTTTACTGCTGGCTGCTGATGTAATCCACAGCGGCCTGCACCGTGCGGATGTTTTCGGCGGCCTCATCGCTGATGGTCACGCCGAACTGGTCTTCCAGACCCATGATCAGCTCGACGGTCTCCAAGCTGTCTGCGCCCAGATCTTCGACGAAACGGGCTTCGGGCGTCACTTTTTCAGCTTCCACGCCGAGTTTGTCTATGATCACATTTTTGACTTGTTCGTAAGTATCCATGTTGATTCCTCCTGAAGTGGTGTGCTTTGGCTGGCGACAGTCTACACGGGCAGAGCAAAGCGCGTGAAGATACTCAATAGAGTCTAAAATATGGGCCGCTTCAGTGAGGGTACAGCCCGCCGTCTACGCCGATGACTTGCCCCGTGATATAACCCGCCGCGTCGGAGGCGAGGAAGCCCACCAGCGCCGCTACATCTTCAGCCTGGCCGAGTCTGCCCAGCGGAATGGCGGCCACGTATCCGGCTTTCTGGGTGTCGCTGAGTGCGTCGGTCATGTCGGAGCCGATGAAACCCGGCGCGACGGCGTTCACCGTGATGTTGCGCCCTCCGTATTCCTTGGCCAGCGCTTTGGTCAGGCCAATCAGTCCGGCTTTGCTGGCCACGTAGTTGGCCTGGCCGGGGTTGCCCATCAGGCCCACCACGCTGGAAATGTTAATGATCCGCCCCGCCCGCGCCCGCATCATGATTTTGATGGCGGCGCGGCAAGCGGCAAAAGCGCTGCTGAGGTTGGTGGCAATCACCGCGTCCCAGTCCTCGTCTTTCATACGGATGGCCAGACCGTCGCGGGTGATGCCGGCGTTGTTGACCAGCACGTGTAGGCCGCCCATCTGCGCCGCCACGTCTTCCACCAATTTAGCGGCGTTGGCAGGCACCGACAAGTCGGCGGCGAAAGTCTGGGCCACGCCGCCCGCCGTGCGGATTTGCTCGGCGAGGCTCTCGGCTTCCGCGCTGCTGCGGCCATAGTGGACGGCCACGCTAAAGCCGTCAGCGGCGAGTTTGAGGGCCATCGCTTTGCCTAAGCCCCGGCCCGCTCCGGTGACGAGGGCGACGCGCTGGGGGGGAGTTTGATCGGTCATGGATTTCCTTTGGTGAGCTGGAATGAAGTGGAAGTATCTGGCAGACGACATGACAAGCGAGCAGGAACATCATTCCCACTCACACCAGAACATCTCAGGTTGAGATCGGCCATCCCTGAACGCTTCAGGGTCAGATCAGCAAATTCTGGAGCAGGCGAGAGTTGAGCTTTGAGGTAGCTATGGACCGAGCCGCCCGACACCGAACCCGCCACAGTCAGCGACTCACTCCCCAGACTTCCCGTTCCCGTGACCTGATACTGGCGGGACGTGTCGTAAGTGGCGGTGAGGTTCAAGCTCAGGACTTGGTTGGCAGTGGTGTTGCCGTTCCATGTTCCGCGCAAAATGCTGGGGTGGTCTTTGAAAGAAATGGGCATCGGCTTGAATCCCGTTTCCCTGTTGCAAGAAGTAGCTGCCAGCGTCACGAGCAAGGCAAAGGCCAGCTTTTTAATCACAGCTCAAACTCTTTTACTTGAGCCAAGTTTCCCACATTCATCACCCGTGCGTCCGGCAAAATCCGCTTGACGAGGCCCGTCAGCACCGTGCCCGGCCCGAATTCCACGAAGACGTCTGCGCCCATCTCGGCGAGCTGGCGAATGCTCTGCACCCAGCGGACGCTGCCGGTTATCTGCTCGATCAGCAGCTCCGGCACCTGCGAGGGGTGACCTATCGGCTGCGCATTCACGTTGGCAATCACCGGAAAAGCCAGTTGGCCCAGCGGCGCGGCCCGCAAATCCGGCGCGAGTGCTTCGGCGGCAGGCTGCATCAGGGCGCAGTGAAAGGGAGCGCTGACTTTCAGGGGGATGGCTTTGAGGCCGCGTGCCTTGAGCTGAGCACAAGCGGCTTCCACGGCGGCTTTTTCACCGGAAATGACGGTCTGGGTCGGCGCGTTGTAGTTGGCGGGTTGCACGCCTTCCATGCCCGCGCAGACCTCCTCGACCACGCCCGGATCACCCATAATGGCGGCCATTGCACCCACGCCGACCGGCACGGCTGCCTGCATCAGCTCGCCGCGCCTGCGGGTCAGGGTCAGGGCGTCCGCGAGGGTCAGGGTTCCGGCGGCAACGTGGGCGCTGTATTCGCCCAGGCTGTGGCCCGCCGCCGCGAAGGGCATCAGGCCCGTGTGGGCTTGCCAAGCGCGGTAGGCGGCCAAGCTGGCCGTCACGAGGGCGGGCTGCTGATTGGCGGTCAGGGTCAGGGCGTCGAGCGGCCCCGTTTCGATCAGGGCTCGGAGGCCGGGCAAAGTCGATTCGGCAGTATCAAAGACCTGGCGGGCGCTGTCAAATTCGGTGGTGAGGTCGGCACTCATGCCGATGCCGTGCGAGCCTTGACCGGGAAAGAGGGCCGCAATTTTCATTGAAGTCATACTTGCAACTCTAAAGCCTGATCCGCCTGCGCCGTCCCCGCGTGCTTGAGCGGGTCGTACCACTTCAAGGTGGTCGCGCCCCAGCTCAGGCCGCCGCCGAAGGCGATCATCAGCAGTTGCTGGCCGTCTTGGATACGTCCGTCGTCGTAGGCTTCGGCCAGCGCCAGCGGAATGGTGGCGGCGGAGGTGTTGCCGTAGCGGTCTAAATTGACCACCGTTTTGTCTAAGGAAAGCCCAAACCGCTGGCAAGCCGATTCGATGATGCGGATATTGGCTTGATGCGGAATCAGCCAGTCCACGTCTTTGACACTCAGTCCGGCTTTTTGCATGGCGGCGTGACCGCTCTCGCCCATCACCCGCACCGCGAACTTGAAGACCTCGCGGCCGTTCATTGCCAAATACGGCTGCATGGCGGCTCCGCTGGGCAACTGATGCGCCACGCAGCGCACGTACAAGCTCTCTGCGCCCGCCGAATCCGCGCCCAGCACGAACGACTCGAAGCCGTAGCCGCTGGGCACCGCTTCGATGATCATGGCCCCGCCGCCGTCGCCAAACAAAATGGCGGTGCCACGATCCGTTTGATCCACGATCTTGCTCATGGTTTCTGCGCCCACGAGCAGCACCTTCCTGGCCGAGCCGCCCGCCACCAGGCCCTGAGCCACCGAGCAGGCGTACACGAAGCCGCTGCACGCCGCCGACACGTCGAACGCCGCCGCTCCGCGCAGGCCGACCTGTCCGGCGATCAACGCGGCGGTGGAGGGAAACAGCGCGTCGGGGCTGCCGGTGGCGCACACCACCGCATCCACACCCTCCAGCGCATGCGGAAAGCGCCGCACCAAATCCTGCACCGCCCGCACGCCCATGTGCGAGGTGTACTCGTTCTCGGCGGCAAAGCGGCGCTCACGGATGCCGGTGCGCGAAAAGATCCATTCGTCTGAGGTATCGAGGTGCTGCTCAAAATCGGCGTTGGTCACGACGTTTTCAGGCGCGTAGACTCCCAGCGCGGTAATACCGATGGCGGGTAAGGCGGGGCGGGACAGCAAAGCAGAACCTTCGGGTTGCGGCATGAATTCAGCCTCCGCCCAGCAGATTAACATTCTTTGAACGGCTGTTCAATGAATACCTTCCTGCGAAAACCAGACGCTTGCTTCGCCAAATTGAGCTCCTCATCCAGCAAAATAAGCGGGTGTTTCCCACTCCTCAGCAGACTGCTCAGCGCAGCGGCATGGCCCTTGATCAGACGCTCAGGGCGCTTACCGGCGTCACCTTGGGCGGCGGGGTAGGGCTGACGTTGGCGTTGGCCGGATCGTGGATTTGGCTGTGGAGTCATTCAGCGACCCTTTTGAAAAACTGGACGCTGACGGCCCCGCTGTCGGCTTCTCAGCTTCAGCAGTTCACCGTCACTCTGGCGCTGCTGGGCATCCTGAGCGTGTCAGCGGTGGTCGTCAGTACGTGGTTCAGCGCCGTCCTGATTGGCTGGACGCGAGCCTACCTCGGCGGCGTGCGCAGCTGGACGCAGGGCGAGGCCGTCCACTTGCAGCGCAGTGAAGCCCTGCGCCTGAGCTTAAACACCACGCTCAGCGTGACGCAGTGGGGATCGGCGCTCGGAGCGGCAGTTTTGATACTGGCGGGCATTTTACTGGTACAGACGCTGGGCGAAGCGGGACTGAACACCGCCGCACTGGGCCCATTCTCGACCGGGCCAGAGCTGAAACTGACGCTGGCGCTGCTCGGCAGCTTGGTCGCCCTCGGCTTGGTGCTTGCGGTGTGGGTGGGCAATTTGATTCTGGCGGCAGCCCGGCAATGGCTAAGTCTCACGGGGGCCAAGTTGCGCGGCGAGCCGAGTGAGGTAGCGCAACCCACCGCCGAACGGCTTGGCAACTGGCTGATCCTCTGCTTGGTGCTGCTGGCCTTTGACATCGCCAGTCGGCTCTCGCTGCTACCCCTGCTGGCGGTGGCCCGCTCTTTTTTTGCGTCTGGCTTGCCCGAAAGCTGGTTGGTGCTGCTCCAAAGCGCAGTCTGGCCGCTTGTCGCCGCGTTGCTGCTGGGCCTGATGCAGAGTACCGCCCTCCTTTTGGCGTTGCTGCACCTGCGCCGCTTTGCCCTCAGCGCCGCGCAAATCACGGACAGCCCGGCTTCAGAAAGTCGATAATGGGGGAATGAATGCCCGCTCTTACCCCACCCTGCACGACTGCGACCCCGGCAGCGACGACGCCATCACCCTGCTCACCTTGCTGGGCCGCCTGGACGTGAACCTGCTGGGCGTGTCCACCACGCACGGCAACGCGCCGCTGAGCGCCACCACCCAGAATGCCCGCGCCCTGCTGAAGCTGGCAGGCCGCGAGGACATCCCAGTCTATGCCGGAGCGCTTACCCCGCTGGTGCGCGAGCCAGTTTACGCGCCACAGATTCACGGCGTCACTGGCCTCGGCGGGGTGCCGCTGCCCTCCCCCTCTGTGCCCGTTAAAAGCGAACACGCTGCCTTAACCCTGATTCGTCAGCTCTGCGCCCAACCCGGCGAGATCACTTTGCTGGCGACTGGCCCGCTGACCAATCTGGCACTGGCCGAGCGGCTCAGGCCCGGTGTCCTCAAAGAAGCCAAGCAGATCATCATCATGGGCGGCAGTCTGGAAAATGGAGCGCCCCGACTCGGCAACACCACCCCCCGCGCCGAGTTCAACGCCTACGCCGACCCACATGCTTTTGATGTGGTGCTGAAAGCCGGGGCGAACCTCGCTTTGATTGGGCTGAACCTGACCCGGCAAGTGCAGGTCACGCGGGCGCGGGCGCAGCAACTCGCCGCTGTCGGCACCGCCGCTGCCCAAACCTGCTCTGCCCTGCTCGACGATTATCTAGACCGAATCGGCAAGTTGGGCCAGACGGTGGGCGCACTCCATGACCCCTGCACGGCGGCGCTGATGCTCTCTCCAGAGCTGTTCGATTGGGAGGAAGCCCATGTGGACATCCTGACCGACAGCGGGGAGCGTTTCGGCGAAACCGTGCAAGTCGGCGGCGAACCGAATGTGCAACTGGTGACGGGGGCCAATGAAGCGGGGATTTATGCGTTGGTGGCGGAGGCGCTCAGGCGGCTGCCGTGAATGTAGCAGGGGCGGACATGGCAGCGGTACGGGCGTTTTGCACTCCGTTCTACGCCGAGCCTCACCGGGCTTACCACAACCTCCGGCACGTGGAAGCCATGCTGAGCGCCCTTGAGGAACGCCGCGCCCTGACTCCAGTGCTGGAATTGGCAATCTGGGGCCATGATCTGATCTACGATCCGGCCCGAAACGACAACGAGTCCCGCAGCGCAGAAGTGTTCGGAGCGTGGCTGGCAAAGCAAGGCGAGCCGGACGCACTTCAGCGGGAAATCGGAGTGCTGATTCTGGCGACCAGGCACGACCAGCCGCCCAGCTCAGTCGCCGCCGCTTTACTGGTGGACGCCGACTTGGCCATATTTGGCGCTTCAGATGCCGAGTTCTGGGCGTATGAGCGGGCCATTCGGCAAGAATATGCGTTCGTGCCCTGGCCCGCTTACCGCGCCGGGCGGCAGGCTGTCTTGCAGCACTTTCTTGGGCAGGAACGGATTTACAGCACGCCAGAGTTTGCTGACTTGGAAGCGGCAGCGCGGGCGCATCTGAACGCCGCCAGCCAGAAACTAGCGGACTCGCCGGAGGAATGAGAAAACCGCCATTCCCATCAGGAAACGGCGGTTTCGATATAAAGCAGAGCTCAGTCGGCGGCTTGCGCTTCCTTGGCAGCTTTTTTGTTGGCGGCGGCTTCGCGTTCCAGCTTGGCCTTGATCTTCTTGAGGCGGAAGCTTTCTTCGCGCTCGCGCTGATCGAGCACGCCACGGATAAAGCGGATCTCGTCTAAAATGCCCGGAATCACCACTTGCTCAAGGGCATTCACGCGCCGCGAGGTCTTTTTAATTTCCTCGCCGATGCGCCGCAATTTGGTTTCGGTGGCGGCCACCTTGACCAGTGCGCTCATCACCGTTTGAAAATCGGTGGCGGCCTGAATGGTGCGCGAGCCGACGTTGATCGGGCTAAACGCTGCCGCGTTGCCACGGTCAGGAATCTCCATCTTCGGCACTTTCACGCCGTAGATGCTGACGATTTCCATACTGACGTTGTACTCGCTGCCCTGTGCCAGCGACAAGCTTTCCACTGCTTCGGGGCTGTCCCACGCTTTGGCCGAAAAGAGCGACACGTAAGCGCCTTTGCTGACGCCGCTGAGTTCTTCGCGGGCCGCCAGCGCGTCTTTGATCAATGCGAAAAACTCGCCGATCAGGGCGTCACGCTTGCGCTTAAGCAAATCTGCGCCGCCGCTGGCCGTCTTAAGGCTGGCTTTGGCGGCGAGAAGTGCGCTGCGGGTTGGACTGATGTCTGCCATGATTCACCTCCTTTTTGAGGTTTGGGCGGTGGGTTGTAGGGGCTGACCCGGACAATCCACCGCCGACAACCTTACATCCGGTTGCCCTTCCACATCTCGTCCACCTTAGTGCCGTAGTACTTGTCGATCGAGTCTTTACCGATGCGGGTCAGTTGCGACTGCGGCAGCTTGCTCAAAATGCCCCAGGCCACCGTCATCGAGTCCTCGATACTGCGGTCTTGTCCACCCTGGCCGATGAAGTAGTTCTCGAAATCTTCGGCGAAGCGCAGGAACAGCTTGTCGTTCTCGGTCAGCGCGTCCTCGCCGGTAATGGCGACGAGCTTGCGGAGATCGAGGCCGTTGGCGTAAGCCGCAAACAGCTGATCCGACACGTTTTTGTGATCGGCGCGGGTCTTGCCTTTGCCGATGCCGTTGCCCATGAGGCGTGACAGGCTGGGAAGCGGGTTGATCGGCGGGAAAATACCCTTGCTGTTGAGCGTGCGGTCAACCACGATCTGGCCTTCGGTGATGTAGCCGGTCAAATCAGGAATCGGGTGGGTGATGTCGTCATCGGGCATCGAGAGGATCGGCAACTGGGTCACGCTGCCGGGCTTGCCCTGAATGACGCCCGCCCGCTCGTACAGCGAAGCCAAATCGGTGTACATGTAGCCGGGGAAGCCGCGCCGTCCGGGGATTTCTTCACGAGCGCCGCCGATTTCGCGGAGTGCTTCGCAGTAATTGGTCAAATCGGTCAGGATCACCAACACGTGGTAGCCGTGCTCGAACGCCAGATACTCGGCGGTGGTCAGCGCCATGCGCGGCGTCAGGATGCGCTCGACGGTTGGATCGTCGGCCTTGTTGAGGAACAGCACGGCGCGGGCCAGAGCGCCGGTGCGCTCAAACTCCTGCGTGAAGAAGCTGACCTCGCGCTGCGTCAGACCCATCGCCGCGAAGACCACCGCGAACGGCTCATCCGAACCAGGTACCTTGGCTTGACGGGCAATCTGGGCGGCCAACTCGTTGTGCGGCAGACCCGAGCCGGAGAAGATCGGCAGTTTCTGACCACGAATCAGCGAGGTGTTGATGTCGATGGTGCTGATGCCGGTCTGGATGAACTCTTCGGGCTTGGCACGGCTGGCCGGGTTCATGGCCTGACCGTTGATGGAGAGTCTCTTGTCGGCGATCACGTTGGGCAGACCGTCAATCGGGCGACCCAGGCCGTCGAAGCGGCGTCCGATCATGTCTTTGGAGACGCCCAAACGGGCCACATCTTCCACCAAGCTCACTGAGGCGGTGGCGAGGTCGAGTCCGCGTGTATCTTCAAAAATCTGAATGATGGCGTGCTCGTCACTGACTTCAATGACCTGCCCGCCGCGAATGCGCCCCGCGCCGTCTTTGATGTTGACGATGGCGTTGTAAG contains:
- the acpP gene encoding acyl carrier protein translates to MDTYEQVKNVIIDKLGVEAEKVTPEARFVEDLGADSLETVELIMGLEDQFGVTISDEAAENIRTVQAAVDYISSQQ
- the fabG gene encoding 3-oxoacyl-[acyl-carrier-protein] reductase: MTDQTPPQRVALVTGAGRGLGKAMALKLAADGFSVAVHYGRSSAEAESLAEQIRTAGGVAQTFAADLSVPANAAKLVEDVAAQMGGLHVLVNNAGITRDGLAIRMKDEDWDAVIATNLSSAFAACRAAIKIMMRARAGRIINISSVVGLMGNPGQANYVASKAGLIGLTKALAKEYGGRNITVNAVAPGFIGSDMTDALSDTQKAGYVAAIPLGRLGQAEDVAALVGFLASDAAGYITGQVIGVDGGLYPH
- the fabD gene encoding ACP S-malonyltransferase, with translation MKIAALFPGQGSHGIGMSADLTTEFDSARQVFDTAESTLPGLRALIETGPLDALTLTANQQPALVTASLAAYRAWQAHTGLMPFAAAGHSLGEYSAHVAAGTLTLADALTLTRRRGELMQAAVPVGVGAMAAIMGDPGVVEEVCAGMEGVQPANYNAPTQTVISGEKAAVEAACAQLKARGLKAIPLKVSAPFHCALMQPAAEALAPDLRAAPLGQLAFPVIANVNAQPIGHPSQVPELLIEQITGSVRWVQSIRQLAEMGADVFVEFGPGTVLTGLVKRILPDARVMNVGNLAQVKEFEL
- a CDS encoding beta-ketoacyl-ACP synthase III produces the protein MPQPEGSALLSRPALPAIGITALGVYAPENVVTNADFEQHLDTSDEWIFSRTGIRERRFAAENEYTSHMGVRAVQDLVRRFPHALEGVDAVVCATGSPDALFPSTAALIAGQVGLRGAAAFDVSAACSGFVYACSVAQGLVAGGSARKVLLVGAETMSKIVDQTDRGTAILFGDGGGAMIIEAVPSGYGFESFVLGADSAGAESLYVRCVAHQLPSGAAMQPYLAMNGREVFKFAVRVMGESGHAAMQKAGLSVKDVDWLIPHQANIRIIESACQRFGLSLDKTVVNLDRYGNTSAATIPLALAEAYDDGRIQDGQQLLMIAFGGGLSWGATTLKWYDPLKHAGTAQADQALELQV
- a CDS encoding nucleoside hydrolase, with protein sequence MNARSYPTLHDCDPGSDDAITLLTLLGRLDVNLLGVSTTHGNAPLSATTQNARALLKLAGREDIPVYAGALTPLVREPVYAPQIHGVTGLGGVPLPSPSVPVKSEHAALTLIRQLCAQPGEITLLATGPLTNLALAERLRPGVLKEAKQIIIMGGSLENGAPRLGNTTPRAEFNAYADPHAFDVVLKAGANLALIGLNLTRQVQVTRARAQQLAAVGTAAAQTCSALLDDYLDRIGKLGQTVGALHDPCTAALMLSPELFDWEEAHVDILTDSGERFGETVQVGGEPNVQLVTGANEAGIYALVAEALRRLP
- a CDS encoding phosphohydrolase, producing the protein MAAVRAFCTPFYAEPHRAYHNLRHVEAMLSALEERRALTPVLELAIWGHDLIYDPARNDNESRSAEVFGAWLAKQGEPDALQREIGVLILATRHDQPPSSVAAALLVDADLAIFGASDAEFWAYERAIRQEYAFVPWPAYRAGRQAVLQHFLGQERIYSTPEFADLEAAARAHLNAASQKLADSPEE
- a CDS encoding V-type ATP synthase subunit D, producing MMADISPTRSALLAAKASLKTASGGADLLKRKRDALIGEFFALIKDALAAREELSGVSKGAYVSLFSAKAWDSPEAVESLSLAQGSEYNVSMEIVSIYGVKVPKMEIPDRGNAAAFSPINVGSRTIQAATDFQTVMSALVKVAATETKLRRIGEEIKKTSRRVNALEQVVIPGILDEIRFIRGVLDQREREESFRLKKIKAKLEREAAANKKAAKEAQAAD
- a CDS encoding V-type ATP synthase subunit B, with the translated sequence MTLLQKEYNDVSYISGPLLFVNAASDLAYNAIVNIKDGAGRIRGGQVIEVSDEHAIIQIFEDTRGLDLATASVSLVEDVARLGVSKDMIGRRFDGLGRPIDGLPNVIADKRLSINGQAMNPASRAKPEEFIQTGISTIDINTSLIRGQKLPIFSGSGLPHNELAAQIARQAKVPGSDEPFAVVFAAMGLTQREVSFFTQEFERTGALARAVLFLNKADDPTVERILTPRMALTTAEYLAFEHGYHVLVILTDLTNYCEALREIGGAREEIPGRRGFPGYMYTDLASLYERAGVIQGKPGSVTQLPILSMPDDDITHPIPDLTGYITEGQIVVDRTLNSKGIFPPINPLPSLSRLMGNGIGKGKTRADHKNVSDQLFAAYANGLDLRKLVAITGEDALTENDKLFLRFAEDFENYFIGQGGQDRSIEDSMTVAWGILSKLPQSQLTRIGKDSIDKYYGTKVDEMWKGNRM